Proteins from a single region of Bremerella sp. JC817:
- a CDS encoding glycoside hydrolase family 16 protein, translating into MLLSRMLLLLAMVFSPLVSQLSAEEVPALPKQAKLVLEEDWSSGEIDPQRWYVFRKQWGGGNHGVVPENVTIGKDEVDGQQRNVLICTAHGDRYEGPVKGWWGNKTRVGGVIVSQKHFASGRFEVVMKMGAKEAHEGGPADPTRPKGCIPALWTYAYRWVEGDKARKDEFQPETPMYNPHIPAYGMAANEYWSELDFPEFGKAGNFDDAMYNTFLQNRHDNRFFSVPQAVDGEYHTFTTEWRTQLREMPSIRDSQVIESDGYYWVQDKSIPFADYLGNPLKKLGENHYALYEGKIATHYIDGKKVAENDKWVPAMSAQLTMGVWLPDWAGPADWKTASLKVASVKVWQFGDEGDVMGVMKGRTADSFGVDGTPFQ; encoded by the coding sequence ATGCTGCTTTCTCGAATGTTGCTTCTGTTGGCGATGGTTTTTTCGCCGCTGGTTTCCCAGCTCTCGGCCGAAGAAGTGCCGGCATTGCCGAAGCAGGCAAAGCTGGTCCTGGAAGAAGACTGGTCTTCCGGTGAGATCGACCCGCAGCGCTGGTATGTCTTCCGCAAGCAATGGGGTGGCGGCAATCATGGGGTGGTGCCAGAGAACGTGACAATTGGCAAAGACGAAGTCGATGGTCAGCAGCGAAACGTCTTGATCTGCACCGCGCATGGCGATCGTTACGAAGGGCCGGTTAAAGGCTGGTGGGGCAACAAAACGCGTGTTGGTGGCGTGATCGTAAGCCAGAAACATTTTGCGTCTGGCCGGTTCGAGGTGGTGATGAAGATGGGCGCGAAAGAGGCTCACGAAGGTGGCCCTGCCGATCCGACGCGTCCGAAAGGCTGCATCCCTGCGTTGTGGACGTATGCCTATCGCTGGGTCGAAGGTGATAAGGCTCGCAAAGATGAGTTTCAGCCGGAAACGCCGATGTACAATCCGCATATTCCTGCGTACGGCATGGCGGCAAACGAGTATTGGTCGGAGCTAGATTTTCCGGAGTTCGGCAAGGCGGGGAACTTCGACGATGCAATGTACAACACCTTCCTGCAAAACCGCCACGACAATCGTTTCTTCTCAGTCCCGCAAGCCGTTGACGGCGAATATCACACCTTCACGACCGAGTGGCGAACGCAGCTCCGCGAAATGCCTTCGATCCGTGATTCGCAGGTCATCGAGTCCGATGGCTATTATTGGGTTCAGGACAAATCGATCCCGTTCGCCGATTACCTGGGCAACCCGCTGAAGAAGCTGGGCGAGAACCACTATGCCTTGTATGAAGGCAAGATCGCTACGCACTACATCGACGGCAAGAAAGTCGCCGAAAACGACAAGTGGGTCCCGGCGATGTCGGCTCAATTGACCATGGGGGTGTGGCTGCCGGACTGGGCTGGACCAGCCGACTGGAAGACCGCATCGCTGAAGGTTGCCAGCGTGAAGGTTTGGCAATTTGGTGACGAAGGAGATGTCATGGGCGTGATGAAAGGTCGAACCGCCGATAGCTTTGGTGTCGACGGCACGCCATTCCAATAA
- a CDS encoding bestrophin family ion channel, with protein MYVRLLLWLLAVTAYSVIVISVFEEYHVPESTLGDAITTVLGLAIGVLLVFRNRASYDRWWEARTLWGCLINESRNLAIKTAAFADIELAEQRHFADLLIAFPNALRMHLRGERDPLPEIEATYPEIKQIQHRPGFVALQIFKYLDRWNRDDTLHASIRIIERNANTLMEICGACERIRNTPMVPTYRYMAWGSVILYTLAGPWVVGIDQGWFTIPIVLLASCFMLGMEMVAEAIEEPFGKEKDDLPLDSYCETIERFIRETLPAPTATAEAVAG; from the coding sequence ATGTACGTCCGTCTTCTGTTATGGCTGCTGGCCGTCACCGCATACAGCGTCATCGTGATCTCCGTCTTTGAAGAGTATCACGTTCCAGAGTCGACGCTGGGGGATGCCATTACCACGGTCCTTGGTTTGGCGATTGGTGTCTTGCTGGTGTTTCGCAATCGTGCCTCGTACGATCGCTGGTGGGAAGCTCGCACGTTGTGGGGTTGCCTGATCAACGAGTCACGCAACCTGGCGATCAAAACCGCGGCGTTCGCCGACATCGAACTGGCCGAACAGCGTCACTTCGCCGATCTGCTGATCGCCTTCCCCAACGCCCTTCGAATGCATCTCCGAGGCGAACGCGATCCACTTCCTGAAATAGAAGCGACGTACCCAGAGATCAAGCAAATCCAGCATCGCCCTGGCTTCGTCGCCCTACAGATCTTCAAGTATCTCGATCGGTGGAATCGCGACGACACGCTGCATGCTTCGATTCGCATTATCGAGCGTAACGCGAACACCTTGATGGAAATTTGTGGGGCCTGCGAACGGATCCGCAACACGCCGATGGTCCCCACCTATCGCTACATGGCCTGGGGCAGCGTGATTCTTTACACGCTGGCCGGCCCATGGGTTGTGGGTATCGATCAAGGATGGTTTACGATCCCGATTGTCCTGCTGGCAAGTTGCTTTATGCTCGGCATGGAGATGGTCGCCGAGGCGATCGAAGAGCCGTTCGGCAAAGAGAAGGACGACCTGCCGCTGGATAGCTATTGCGAAACGATCGAGCGCTTCATTCGCGAGACGTTGCCTGCCCCCACGGCCACCGCCGAAGCAGTGGCCGGTTGA
- the rny gene encoding ribonuclease Y, protein MGFYIVLAAVMSAVGAALLVKFIDRLRKKDVETEAQQILDKAKQDSENLKKEALLEAKEEALRLKTEAEKELSKQRDETREREKSLDRREESIDQQATHLRKQENMVEKTQRRLSEKIDENDKRATSLERIIRDQQERLHRMSGLNAEEAKGELLKLLDQQLQSETGAIVLKHQRRMEEEVRPIVQDMLLTAMQRFAAAHTAESTTSTVDIPSDEMKGRIIGREGRNIRSFEKETGVDVIIDDTPGVVIVSGFDPVRREIARQSLNKLIADGRIHPSRIEEVVKETQSEIEATIRKKGEEAATEINVMGLQPRLIEMLGRLHFRTSYSQNVLRHSIEVGFIAGLLAEMIGLDAQTARRAGLLHDIGKAADHELEGGHPKIGADLLKRHGESPEVVHAAFGHHDEIITEYPYTMLVATADACSASRPGARRETLERYIKRMEELESIATGFHGVEQAFAIQAGRELRVIASAKEVNDEMAAKICRDIAKAFEEQLTYPGEIKVTMVRESRFTEFAR, encoded by the coding sequence GTGGGATTTTATATCGTGTTGGCAGCAGTCATGTCGGCAGTTGGTGCCGCACTGCTTGTCAAGTTTATTGATCGGCTCCGAAAAAAGGACGTGGAGACCGAGGCCCAACAGATCCTGGATAAGGCCAAGCAGGACTCTGAAAACCTGAAGAAGGAAGCCTTGCTCGAAGCGAAGGAAGAAGCCCTTCGTCTAAAGACCGAAGCCGAAAAGGAACTCTCGAAACAACGCGACGAAACGCGGGAACGCGAAAAATCGCTTGACCGCCGCGAAGAATCGATCGACCAACAGGCCACTCATCTCCGCAAACAGGAGAACATGGTCGAAAAAACCCAGCGCCGGCTCTCTGAGAAAATCGACGAGAACGACAAGCGGGCCACCAGCCTGGAACGCATCATCCGCGATCAGCAGGAACGCCTGCACCGCATGAGTGGTCTCAACGCGGAAGAAGCCAAGGGAGAGTTGCTGAAGCTACTCGACCAACAGCTTCAATCGGAAACGGGCGCCATCGTGCTGAAGCATCAGCGCCGGATGGAAGAAGAAGTTCGCCCAATCGTTCAAGACATGCTGCTGACCGCCATGCAGCGATTCGCCGCCGCACACACGGCCGAATCGACCACCAGCACGGTCGACATCCCCAGCGACGAAATGAAGGGACGAATCATCGGCCGCGAAGGTCGTAACATTCGTAGCTTCGAAAAAGAAACCGGCGTCGACGTGATCATCGACGACACGCCCGGCGTGGTGATCGTCAGCGGGTTCGATCCGGTCCGCCGCGAAATTGCCCGGCAGTCACTCAACAAGCTGATCGCCGACGGCCGCATCCACCCGTCGCGGATCGAGGAAGTGGTCAAAGAAACCCAGTCCGAGATCGAAGCGACCATCCGTAAAAAGGGTGAAGAAGCCGCCACCGAAATCAACGTGATGGGGCTTCAGCCACGGCTGATCGAGATGTTGGGCCGGTTGCATTTCCGGACCAGCTACAGCCAGAATGTCTTACGGCACAGCATCGAAGTCGGCTTCATCGCTGGCTTGCTGGCCGAGATGATCGGCCTCGACGCCCAGACGGCTCGTCGCGCCGGCTTGCTTCACGACATCGGTAAGGCAGCCGACCACGAACTGGAAGGTGGCCATCCGAAGATCGGTGCCGACCTGCTGAAGCGTCATGGCGAATCGCCGGAAGTGGTGCACGCCGCTTTCGGTCACCACGACGAGATCATCACCGAATATCCCTATACCATGCTGGTAGCCACCGCCGACGCGTGCAGTGCTTCGCGTCCTGGGGCTCGTCGAGAAACCCTCGAGCGGTACATCAAACGCATGGAAGAGCTCGAATCGATTGCCACTGGTTTCCATGGCGTCGAACAGGCCTTCGCCATTCAGGCTGGCCGCGAGCTGCGTGTGATCGCATCCGCCAAGGAAGTGAATGACGAGATGGCCGCGAAGATTTGTCGCGACATCGCCAAAGCCTTCGAGGAACAATTGACGTACCCAGGCGAAATCAAAGTCACCATGGTCCGCGAATCCCGCTTCACGGAGTTCGCGCGGTAG
- a CDS encoding glycosyltransferase family 39 protein, with the protein MADLQSAALPQTGYYRWLLLLILLLGLGIRLGAAFWWESRIAEPNRFFFGDSLSYEVLARQIAHGDDFVYGDSYIARTPGYPLLLAPFYWFSDQPPTIALRLVGIFCGVAAIGLTAWLTRMLFGPLAGLIAAVLVCFYPGAIAMSVFVLSEAPFVPLMLLNLGWMVAALRSDRPGSSLTWAALAGAAFGLAILVRPSWMMFPFFAAPIGLLFYENRRQQLQCYLVAGLVAVVVMSPWWVRNYRVTGKFVPTTLQVGASLYDGISPMATGASDMRYVPEFRQAQADADAAADGHLPGTYESRLDDRMKQASIQWARQNPGQVISLAGVKLWRYWTPLGNNQEVSGKMELITAIGYLPLVLTGIAGAICFVRRGWVYLLLALPIVYFCCLHLVFVSSIRYRQPPMLALVVLSAGLLASWLGQKASHAPASEAEASAN; encoded by the coding sequence ATGGCCGATCTTCAATCAGCAGCACTTCCCCAAACGGGATACTATCGGTGGCTTTTGCTGCTGATCTTGTTGCTGGGGTTAGGGATACGACTTGGGGCCGCGTTCTGGTGGGAATCTCGTATCGCCGAACCGAACCGGTTCTTTTTCGGCGATAGCCTAAGCTACGAAGTCCTCGCCCGGCAGATCGCCCACGGCGACGACTTCGTCTACGGCGACTCCTACATCGCCCGGACGCCTGGCTATCCGCTGCTATTGGCACCGTTTTACTGGTTCAGCGACCAGCCGCCGACAATCGCTCTGCGGTTGGTGGGCATCTTCTGCGGTGTTGCTGCGATTGGCTTGACCGCCTGGCTAACGCGAATGCTTTTTGGCCCGCTCGCCGGTTTGATCGCCGCGGTGCTGGTTTGCTTTTACCCTGGGGCGATCGCCATGAGCGTCTTCGTGCTGAGCGAAGCCCCGTTTGTGCCGCTGATGCTGCTGAATCTCGGCTGGATGGTTGCCGCGCTGCGATCTGATCGCCCAGGCAGTTCTTTGACGTGGGCTGCGCTGGCCGGCGCGGCGTTTGGCCTGGCAATTCTGGTTCGGCCAAGCTGGATGATGTTCCCCTTCTTTGCCGCACCAATCGGCCTTTTGTTCTACGAAAATCGGCGGCAACAGCTTCAGTGCTACTTGGTTGCCGGGCTGGTCGCGGTGGTTGTAATGTCTCCCTGGTGGGTGCGAAACTACCGCGTGACCGGCAAGTTCGTGCCGACCACGCTGCAGGTCGGGGCGAGCCTTTACGATGGCATCAGCCCAATGGCAACCGGGGCGAGCGACATGCGGTATGTCCCAGAGTTCCGACAAGCCCAGGCCGATGCCGACGCTGCCGCGGATGGCCATTTGCCGGGAACGTATGAGTCGCGTCTCGATGACCGGATGAAACAGGCCTCCATCCAATGGGCTCGGCAGAACCCTGGGCAGGTAATCTCGCTGGCGGGCGTCAAGCTGTGGCGATACTGGACCCCGCTGGGAAACAACCAGGAAGTTAGTGGCAAAATGGAGCTAATTACGGCGATTGGCTACCTGCCACTCGTTCTGACGGGAATCGCGGGGGCGATCTGCTTTGTCCGCCGTGGCTGGGTTTATCTGCTGCTGGCGTTACCGATCGTTTATTTCTGCTGCTTGCATCTCGTGTTCGTAAGCTCGATCCGCTACCGGCAGCCCCCAATGCTAGCTCTTGTCGTCCTAAGTGCTGGCCTGCTGGCAAGTTGGCTCGGTCAGAAAGCATCCCATGCCCCTGCTTCCGAGGCGGAAGCGTCCGCGAACTGA
- a CDS encoding TIGR00282 family metallophosphoesterase: MRILHIGDIVGKVGRDIVRDVVPALREKYNLSLVVANAENACGGSGLTPAAHRELIDARVDCITMGDHIYRRKELNKTLESQPNIVKPANYPSSAPGKDFAIVQSKEGLRVAVISVMGRVFMRPVDCPWTAIDRVLSQIPSDVKIRCVDFHAEATSDKQLMGRHLDGRASYCLGTHTHVATADEQIFPRGTAFMCDVGMTGPHESIIGRRIDRVLETTITFRPTLFDVAKDDVRLNGAIVDVDSQTGKATAIQRLQVRENEVKELKKGLE; the protein is encoded by the coding sequence TTGAGGATTCTGCACATCGGCGACATCGTCGGTAAAGTCGGACGCGACATCGTACGCGATGTCGTGCCGGCACTCCGCGAGAAGTACAACCTTTCTCTCGTGGTGGCCAATGCTGAAAACGCATGCGGCGGTTCGGGTCTGACCCCGGCCGCCCATCGCGAACTGATCGATGCTCGCGTCGACTGCATTACCATGGGCGATCATATCTATCGCCGTAAAGAGCTCAACAAGACGCTCGAATCGCAGCCCAACATCGTCAAACCAGCCAATTATCCTTCGTCGGCACCTGGCAAAGACTTTGCCATTGTGCAGTCGAAAGAAGGCCTGCGTGTGGCGGTGATCAGCGTGATGGGACGCGTCTTCATGCGACCGGTCGATTGTCCTTGGACGGCGATCGATCGCGTGCTCTCGCAGATCCCATCCGACGTGAAGATTCGCTGCGTCGACTTCCATGCCGAAGCAACCAGCGACAAGCAGTTGATGGGGCGTCATCTCGACGGCCGCGCCAGCTATTGCCTGGGAACGCACACTCACGTAGCGACCGCGGACGAACAGATCTTCCCGAGGGGAACTGCCTTCATGTGCGATGTCGGCATGACCGGACCGCACGAAAGTATCATCGGCCGGCGAATCGATCGGGTGCTTGAAACGACCATCACCTTCCGCCCAACGCTTTTCGACGTAGCGAAAGACGACGTCCGCTTGAACGGTGCAATCGTCGATGTCGATTCGCAAACAGGGAAAGCGACCGCGATCCAGCGACTTCAGGTGAGAGAAAATGAGGTCAAGGAACTGAAGAAGGGCCTGGAATAA
- a CDS encoding MFS transporter produces MSNASSAATPKEYHRMALLIASFMTLIAAGVGFGVRAGILNDWAVRYGFTKVELGTITGGGLVGFGVTIIFFSFLADNLLGYKKLLVLAFALHVLSVIITLAATPVYGFAGKEGTYWCLYIGVFIFALANGVCEAVINPLVATLFPKEKTHYLNILHAGWPAGLIIGGIIGFLFCGEGAFITHLPWEVPLALYMVPTIIYGIMVVKEAFPPSEAAAAGVTTKEMLLQFLSPLLLFLFVIHAMVGYVELGTDSWITNIMENVISKYAFLLFIYTSSIMFVLRFFAGPIVHKINPLGLLFVCSIFGCTGLYWLGAAQTGWAIVAAATVYGLGKTFFWPTMLGVVGERFPRGGAITMGVMGGIGMLSAGLLGGPGIGYKQDYFATQKMEQLDDALFQQYRSADKKSFLFFPAVYALNGAKVGVLKDDGAELARRTEIETKDDTLSPETKELNAWWAANKPANEEQYKHEVEVVEEANIFGGRMALKWTAIVPATMGVCYLLLVIYFQMQGGYKQVVLHGEESETEQYTGGVEGPVE; encoded by the coding sequence ATGTCGAACGCCTCTTCTGCCGCCACTCCGAAAGAATATCATCGGATGGCGCTTCTGATCGCTAGTTTTATGACCCTGATCGCAGCTGGGGTCGGGTTCGGCGTCCGTGCCGGTATTTTGAACGACTGGGCGGTTCGATATGGTTTCACCAAGGTCGAACTGGGAACGATCACCGGGGGTGGTCTGGTCGGCTTCGGTGTGACGATTATCTTCTTCAGCTTCCTGGCCGACAACTTGCTGGGCTACAAGAAGCTGTTGGTTCTCGCCTTCGCGCTGCACGTCTTGTCGGTGATCATCACCCTGGCCGCGACGCCCGTTTATGGCTTTGCCGGTAAAGAAGGCACCTATTGGTGTCTTTACATCGGCGTGTTCATCTTCGCTCTGGCCAACGGCGTGTGCGAAGCGGTGATCAACCCGCTGGTGGCGACCCTTTTCCCGAAAGAGAAGACGCATTACCTCAACATTCTGCACGCAGGCTGGCCGGCCGGTTTGATCATCGGCGGTATCATCGGCTTCCTGTTCTGCGGTGAAGGTGCTTTCATCACGCATCTTCCTTGGGAAGTTCCACTGGCGTTGTACATGGTTCCAACCATCATCTACGGCATCATGGTCGTCAAAGAAGCCTTCCCACCATCGGAAGCTGCCGCAGCCGGTGTGACCACCAAAGAAATGCTGCTGCAGTTCCTTTCGCCACTGCTGCTGTTTTTGTTTGTCATCCACGCAATGGTCGGTTACGTCGAACTGGGTACCGATAGCTGGATCACGAACATTATGGAAAATGTGATCTCGAAGTACGCGTTCCTGCTGTTCATCTACACTTCGTCGATCATGTTTGTCCTGCGATTCTTCGCTGGGCCGATCGTTCACAAAATCAACCCACTCGGTCTGTTGTTTGTGTGTTCCATCTTCGGCTGCACCGGTTTGTACTGGCTGGGTGCTGCCCAGACAGGCTGGGCGATTGTCGCCGCGGCAACCGTTTACGGCTTGGGCAAGACCTTCTTCTGGCCAACCATGCTCGGCGTGGTGGGCGAACGTTTCCCACGTGGTGGTGCGATCACCATGGGCGTGATGGGTGGTATCGGTATGCTTTCCGCCGGTTTGCTCGGTGGTCCTGGCATTGGTTATAAGCAGGACTACTTCGCCACGCAGAAGATGGAACAGCTCGACGATGCCTTGTTCCAGCAATACCGCTCGGCCGACAAGAAGTCGTTCCTGTTCTTCCCAGCCGTCTATGCACTCAACGGTGCCAAGGTGGGTGTGTTGAAGGATGACGGTGCGGAACTGGCACGTCGTACCGAGATCGAAACCAAAGATGACACGCTATCGCCGGAAACCAAAGAGCTGAACGCCTGGTGGGCCGCGAACAAGCCTGCCAACGAAGAGCAGTATAAGCACGAAGTGGAAGTGGTCGAAGAAGCCAACATCTTCGGTGGCCGTATGGCCCTGAAATGGACGGCGATCGTTCCCGCGACGATGGGTGTCTGCTACTTGCTGCTGGTGATCTACTTCCAGATGCAGGGCGGCTACAAGCAGGTCGTGCTGCACGGCGAAGAATCAGAGACCGAACAGTACACCGGCGGTGTTGAAGGCCCAGTCGAATAG
- the tilS gene encoding tRNA lysidine(34) synthetase TilS: MSDLPLRFLENWPLAAWAGRVILIGVSGGADSVALLRLMAEAVDDNARSRMWAIHVNHRLRGDASDGDLAFVRELSGKLGVNFRSFSLSPALLEQQSAGLGIEAAARQARYAAFKEAACEVEARYLVTAHHQDDQIETVLHRILRGTGVAGLRGIASARQWLPGVGLVRPMLPFTRAEIVDYLQRCDQDWREDASNQTLEFTRNKIRQQTLPSLREDFGSQVDTSLVRLAEQARQCQEVIDDLVSDLYDTAVWQEGDGSVRVDLRKIRQQRPYLVQELMVRIWTERNWSRQDMSQVAWQKLAELAMSSQQVTTDMLPGAIRALRDGDFLILQR, translated from the coding sequence ATGTCCGATTTACCCCTCAGATTCCTGGAAAACTGGCCGCTGGCGGCCTGGGCTGGCCGGGTAATCCTGATCGGTGTTTCCGGTGGTGCCGATAGTGTCGCCTTGCTGCGACTGATGGCCGAAGCGGTCGACGACAACGCTCGCTCCCGAATGTGGGCCATTCATGTGAATCATCGGCTCCGCGGCGATGCCTCAGACGGCGATCTGGCGTTTGTTCGTGAGCTAAGCGGCAAGCTGGGGGTCAACTTTCGCTCGTTCAGCTTATCCCCTGCCCTGCTCGAGCAGCAATCGGCCGGCCTGGGAATCGAAGCCGCTGCCCGGCAAGCCCGCTATGCAGCCTTTAAAGAAGCGGCCTGTGAAGTCGAAGCCCGGTATCTGGTGACCGCTCACCATCAAGACGATCAGATCGAAACGGTCCTGCATCGCATCTTGCGTGGGACCGGAGTCGCCGGACTTCGCGGAATTGCCTCGGCTCGGCAATGGCTGCCGGGCGTGGGGCTCGTTCGACCGATGCTTCCCTTTACGCGGGCCGAAATCGTCGATTACCTTCAAAGGTGCGATCAGGACTGGCGAGAAGATGCCTCGAACCAGACGCTCGAGTTCACCCGCAACAAAATCCGTCAGCAAACGCTGCCGAGCCTGCGGGAGGACTTTGGCAGCCAGGTCGACACCTCGCTCGTTCGCCTGGCGGAACAGGCCCGGCAGTGCCAGGAGGTGATCGACGACCTGGTGTCCGACCTTTACGACACCGCCGTCTGGCAAGAAGGGGATGGCTCGGTACGGGTCGATTTGCGAAAGATCCGCCAGCAACGTCCTTACCTCGTGCAAGAGTTGATGGTCCGGATCTGGACCGAACGGAACTGGTCGCGGCAAGACATGAGCCAGGTCGCCTGGCAAAAGCTGGCCGAACTGGCGATGTCTTCCCAGCAAGTGACGACCGACATGTTGCCTGGGGCGATTCGAGCCCTTCGCGATGGCGACTTTTTGATTCTTCAGCGTTAA